The Planctomycetota bacterium genome has a segment encoding these proteins:
- the lysS gene encoding lysine--tRNA ligase → MTEQPSEPKSPATPGIHEASRREKLRKLEALGVDPWGQRFDDHQRIGDIRAREGEIVVQPLVEGQRHADQTGPRVRAAGRIVLHRNKGKLHFLDLRDWTGKVQVMIGRSQIGDEGWAVVECLDLGDLIGVDGELRRTNTGELTIFADKITFLTKSVEPHPEKHHGLVDPELRQRMRYLDLIYTDGSLDRFLNRTKIIHSIRQTLAGNGFVEIEGPTLHAIAGGAAARPFKTHHNALDMQLYLRIALELHLKRLMVGGMERVYELGRVYRNEGISPRHNPEFTMLELYQAYGDYRAMMDLTEQIICNALKSTGQPMQVQWEGKTVDFTPPFQRRTYNDLFAEHAGVDPHDAAAVHKKAIELGIDTAGKHADVVKSEVFEATVEEALAGPIFVIDYPASICPLTKRKASDPSVAERFELFVHGMELANAYTELNDPDLQDKLFRTQLDGQREEDSMAKMDHDFIRALRYGMPPAGGLGIGIDRLVMLLTNAQTIRDVILFPLLRHEAE, encoded by the coding sequence ATGACCGAACAGCCGTCCGAACCCAAATCGCCTGCCACGCCCGGCATCCACGAAGCGTCGCGCCGCGAGAAGCTGCGCAAGCTCGAAGCCCTGGGAGTCGACCCGTGGGGGCAGCGCTTCGACGATCATCAACGGATCGGCGACATTCGCGCGCGCGAAGGAGAGATCGTCGTTCAGCCGTTGGTCGAAGGTCAACGACACGCCGACCAGACCGGGCCGCGCGTGCGCGCCGCGGGGCGCATTGTCCTGCACCGAAACAAAGGGAAACTTCACTTCCTCGACCTGCGCGACTGGACCGGCAAGGTCCAGGTGATGATCGGCCGCTCGCAAATCGGCGACGAAGGCTGGGCCGTCGTCGAGTGCTTGGACCTGGGAGACCTGATCGGCGTCGACGGCGAGCTGCGCCGCACCAACACGGGCGAGCTGACGATCTTTGCCGACAAGATCACGTTCCTGACCAAGAGCGTCGAGCCGCATCCCGAGAAGCATCACGGGCTGGTCGATCCCGAGTTGCGGCAGCGGATGCGTTACTTGGACCTGATCTACACCGACGGGTCGCTCGATCGATTCTTGAATCGCACCAAGATCATCCATTCGATCCGCCAGACCTTGGCCGGCAATGGATTCGTCGAGATCGAAGGCCCGACGCTCCACGCCATTGCTGGCGGCGCCGCGGCGCGACCGTTCAAGACCCATCACAACGCGCTCGACATGCAGCTTTACCTGCGCATTGCGCTCGAGCTGCACCTGAAGCGGCTGATGGTCGGCGGCATGGAACGGGTCTACGAGCTGGGGCGCGTGTACCGCAACGAAGGAATCAGCCCGCGGCACAATCCCGAGTTCACGATGCTCGAGTTGTACCAGGCCTATGGCGACTATCGGGCGATGATGGACCTGACCGAGCAGATCATCTGCAACGCCCTGAAGTCGACTGGGCAGCCGATGCAGGTCCAGTGGGAAGGCAAGACGGTCGACTTTACGCCCCCGTTCCAGCGTCGCACGTACAACGATTTGTTCGCCGAGCACGCGGGCGTCGACCCGCACGACGCGGCCGCGGTCCACAAGAAGGCGATCGAGCTGGGCATCGACACGGCCGGCAAACACGCCGACGTGGTCAAAAGCGAAGTCTTCGAAGCCACGGTCGAAGAGGCGCTCGCTGGGCCGATCTTCGTGATCGATTATCCGGCCAGCATCTGTCCATTGACCAAGCGCAAGGCCAGCGACCCCAGCGTGGCCGAGCGGTTCGAGCTGTTCGTTCACGGCATGGAGCTGGCCAACGCGTATACCGAGTTGAATGACCCGGACCTGCAGGACAAGCTGTTCCGCACGCAACTCGATGGGCAGCGCGAGGAAGACTCGATGGCCAAGATGGACCACGACTTCATCCGCGCGCTGCGCTATGGCATGCCCCCGGCGGGCGGCCTGGGCATTGGCATCGACCGGCTGGTGATGCTGCTGACCAACGCCCAAACGATCCGGGATGTGATCTTGTTTCCGTTACTCCGGCACGAGGCGGAATAG
- a CDS encoding GxxExxY protein, whose amino-acid sequence MLVHEELTGEIIAAAIEVHRLLGPGLLESAYERCLCRELSLRNLSFETQVPLHIDYKGLTLEEGYRLDLVVAEAVVIEIKCVDQIVPVHEAQLLTYLRLSGLKVGLLINFQVAKLKDGITRRVL is encoded by the coding sequence ATGTTGGTCCATGAGGAGCTGACTGGTGAAATCATTGCTGCCGCGATTGAAGTTCACCGCTTGCTTGGGCCTGGGCTCTTGGAAAGTGCCTACGAGCGTTGCCTGTGCCGCGAATTGTCATTGCGGAATCTGAGCTTTGAGACACAAGTCCCCCTACATATTGACTACAAGGGTTTGACGCTGGAGGAAGGTTATCGGCTCGATCTGGTCGTCGCCGAAGCAGTCGTCATTGAAATCAAATGTGTTGACCAGATCGTCCCAGTGCATGAGGCACAACTACTGACCTATCTCCGCCTAAGTGGCCTGAAGGTAGGACTGTTGATCAATTTCCAAGTTGCCAAGCTAAAAGATGGAATCACGCGACGAGTGCTCTAG